A region from the Gossypium hirsutum isolate 1008001.06 chromosome A08, Gossypium_hirsutum_v2.1, whole genome shotgun sequence genome encodes:
- the LOC107926128 gene encoding uncharacterized protein, giving the protein MVTRDCSSASHFDSLERSIEVLLNQGDSWVSFTSPKSPLCFDGGETSGNSKASERRHRCVELGYGIVLAYGGCAGRYGGQGWRGRRRKQTARALSNFSVFGPIGP; this is encoded by the exons ATGGTTACTCGCGATTGTTCATCTGCCTCTCACTTCGACTCCCTAGAACGGTCGATCGAGGTTTTATTGAACCAAGGAGATTCATGGGTCTCGTTTACCAGCCCCAAATCGCCACTGTGTTTCGATGGTGGCGAAACAAGCGGAAACTCGAAGGCTTCGGAACGCAG GCACAGGTGCGTGGAGCTCGGGTACGGGATAGTGTTGGCGTACGGAGGATGTGCTGGACGGTACGGAGGCCAGGGTTGGCGTGGACGGAGGCGCAAGCAGACAGCTAGGGCTCTGTCTAATTTTAGTGTTTTTGGGCCTATCGGGCCTTGA
- the LOC107926325 gene encoding zinc finger protein CONSTANS-LIKE 5 encodes MGIEISGGTIIPGGWGAAAMAVAAKTCDGCKSSAAAIFCRTDWVFLCLNCDSNFHSGHGRVSMCEVCEQAPAAVTCKADAAALCVTCDADIHSANPLARRHERVPIEPFYDSADSIVKSSPFSFLVPTTDHNGTNCKQEIEANKGDSFFTEMDSFIDFGYPNSSQHLHDAAMDSVVPVQTPKPIIPLINDGNCFDTFSYQTQSSLSHSVSSSSLEVGTVPDGNYHATQVGGSIDREARVLRYKEKRKNRKFEKTIRYASRKAYAESRPRIKGRFAKRTETHNDDVDHMFNNSSSFAVGPAGFMAETDYGVVPSF; translated from the exons ATGGGAATCGAAATAAGCGGCGGCACGATCATTCCAGGAGGTTGGGGCGCCGCCGCCATGGCTGTCGCGGCTAAGACATGCGACGGATGTAAATCATCGGCGGCAGCTATCTTTTGTCGTACTGATTGGGTctttttatgcttgaattgtgATTCCAATTTCCATTCCGGTCACGGGAGGGTGTCTATGTGTGAAGTTTGCGAACAAGCTCCGGCGGCTGTCACTTGTAAAGCCGACGCGGCGGCTCTTTGTGTCACTTGCGACGCCGATATCCATTCAGCGAACCCACTGGCTCGCCGTCACGAACGTGTACCCATCGAACCTTTCTACGACTCCGCTGATTCCATAGTCAAATCTTCCCCTTTTAGCTTCCTTGTGCCGACGACAGATCATAATGGTACTAATTGtaaacaagaaattgaagctAACAAAGGGGATTCGTTTTTCACAGAAATGGATTCGTTTATCGATTTCGGGTACCCGAATTCATCTCAACATCTTCATGATGCCGCCATGGATAGCGTTGTTCCAGTTCAAACTCCAAAACCAATCATTCCACTGATCAACGATGGAAATTGTTTCGATACTTTCAGCTATCAAACTCAATCATCTCTCAGTCATAGC gtTTCATCATCGTCGCTTGAAGTAGGAACAGTTCCAGATGGGAATTACCACGCAACACAAGTGGGTGGTTCAATCGATCGAGAAGCTAGGGTTTTAAGGtacaaagagaagagaaagaacaGGAAATTCGAGAAGACAATACGATACGCTTCAAGAAAGGCTTACGCTGAATCAAGACCAAGAATCAAAGGTCGATTCGCTAAAAGAACAGAAACCCACAACGATGATGTCGATCACATGTTCAATAACTCGTCTTCTTTTGCTGTTGGTCCTGCTGGTTTCATGGCGGAAACAGACTATGGTGTCGTTCCATCGTTTTGA